A stretch of the Papaver somniferum cultivar HN1 chromosome 6, ASM357369v1, whole genome shotgun sequence genome encodes the following:
- the LOC113291698 gene encoding uncharacterized protein LOC113291698 has translation MDIELEERTKDLRLLNELKITRARQAYQAAKVRGFMEVSPSFDNFDFKTIDDAQKVWLERDFEEDEVLKAIKCCGANKAPGPDGRADWRLNTSFIRLTLKKEDALTTKDYMPISHISSFYKLISKVLAERMKVVMPQLIPSSQGAFVRQKQILDGILKNGFGERWIRWIRWCVTEAQFSVFFNGAATDIIKPSKGVRQGDTLSPFLFLLVVEVLSLLVSDAKQKGLITGFQVKEGGTTVTHLQFVDDTILMLNASKKEVINLLVLLMIFEVLTGLKLNLEKSPITSIGADDVVGDLALELGCKVDELPITYLGMPIGALRRNKEGWDAVIQKMKKKLAPWKRVFLNKAGRITLIRSALESITTYFMSLLILPVAVEKELNIIMRRFLWGEEGDQRKMSWVSWLKICNLKENGGLGIRNLRLVNKALLAKWHWRYAREKQALWRRIVCEKNRC, from the exons ATGGATATTGAACTAGAGGAGAGAACAAAGGACTTGAGACTTTTGAATGAGCTGAAGATTACAAGAGCTAGGCAGGCGTATCAAGCAGCGAAAGTGAGGGGTTTTATGGAGG TGTCTCCTAGTTTtgataattttgattttaaaactatTGATGATGCACAAAAAGTATGGCTGGAACGTGACTTCGAGGAGGATGAGGTGCTTAAAGCTATCAAATGTTGTGGTGCAAATAAAGCACCTGGTCCGGATG GTAGGGCGGATTGGAGATTGAATACATCTTTCATCAGATTAACTCTTAAGAAAGAAGATGCTTTAACTACAAAAGATTACATGCCTATTAGCCACATCAGTAGTTTTTATAAATTAATTTCTAAGGTGTTGGCTGAAAGGATGAAAGTTGTTATGCCGCAACTTATTCCGAGTTCTCAGGGTGCTTTTGTGAGGCAGAAACAGATTCTGGATGGTATTCTG AAAAATGGCTTTGGTGAAAGATGGATCAGGTGGATTAGATGGTGCGTAACTGAAGCTCAATTCTCGGTGTTTTTTAATGGAGCAGCTACTGATATAATTAAGCCATCTAAAGGGGTTCGGCAGGGTGATACTTTGTCACcattcttgtttttgttggtgGTTGAAGTGTTATCTTTGTTAGTTAGTGATGCTAAGCAGAAGGGTTTAATAACTGGGTTCCAAGTGAAAGAAGGCGGAACTACGGTAACTCATCTACAATTTGTAGACGACACGATTTTAATGCTTAATGCTTCCAAAAAAGAGGTTATAAATTTGCTCGTTCTCTTAATGATTTTTGAGGTTCTTACTGGACTTAAATTGAATTTAGAAAAAAGTCCAATCACTAGCATAGGTGCAGATGATGTGGTGGGCGACTTGGCGTTAGAGTTAGGTTGCAAGGTTGATGAACTTCCTATTACCTATCTAGGGATGCCAATCGGAGCTTTGAGGAGAAACAAGGAAGGTTGGGATGCTGTAattcagaagatgaagaagaaacttgcGCCTTGGAAGAGAGTTTTTCTTAACAAAGCGGGTAGAATAACCCTGATTAGGAGTGCTTTGGAGAGCATAACCACTTATTTTATGTCTCTGCTGATTCTTCCAGTGGCTGTTGAGAAGGAATTGAACATAATTATGAGACGTTTCTTATGGGGCGAAGAAGGTGATCAAAGAAAGATGAGTTGGGTCTCTTGGTTAAAGATATGTAACTTAAAAGAGAATGGTGGCTTGGGTATTCGAAATTTGAGACTGGTCAATAAAGCTTTGTTGGCTAAATGGCATTGGCGTTATGCTAGGGAGAAGCAGGCATTGTGGAGGAGGATAGTTTGTGAAAAAAACAGGTGCTGA